A window of Adhaeribacter arboris genomic DNA:
AGTTTGGTCAATAGCTCTTGTCGGCGCGGAGAATTAGAGGCAAGGACTAACTTCGAGGTAAAATTCATTTTGTTTAATCGAACTAAATACAAATCCACTGATTACTTTCGGGTAGAAAAAAGTTGATTTCTGAGGCATGAGCGCCCCGCTGTAACAAACTGTTTTAACCTGCTCTATCGTAACTCCATTGGTAATAAAAGCTACCTCGGCCTCCTCGTGATCTACCCGGCTTAAACATTCGGCAAAATTCCGAATGTACTGAATTTCAGTACTGGTGCGCTGCGCCTCTTGCGAAATGCCGAGAATTTTTTCCAGCACAAAATAATGTAGTACCGTTAAATCCAGTTCTTTTACCACCGCGGGCAAGGGCCAGCTAATGTCGGCGTGAACCTCGGTCTTGAGGCGAATTTTGTATGGTTTTCCGCGCAGGTAAAGCCCAAAGGCCCATTTTTTTCCAATGATAATCTCGTTCAGGTCAAACGGGTCCGCTAGAGGAATAATGGTAAAATAAGCGGCAATTTTAGATAAGAATTCTTCGGAACTTAAAGGCAAATGCCGGAATAAGCGGTGCGTGGGTAAAATGCGTAAATCGCAACCTTCAGTGTTCGTCAGGTAAATAAAATGGTAATTATACGATTCAGTTCCGGTGTGGTCCGGGTTTGCCGCCCTGCTGGCTTTTCGGTACTGCAACGAGCTTTCGTAGCGGTGATGGCCATCGGCCAGCAACACCTGTTTGTCTTTTAATACGCGTATAAATTCTCGAACGGCAGCAGCATCCTGAATAACAGCTACCACATCCCGCACGCCTTGGTAATCTTCACTTTCGTGTAAGGGCGCCTGGATGCTTTCGTCCATGTACTTTTCGAGCAAAAAATCCGGATCGGTGTATAAGCCGTGAGTAGGACTAACCTGCAACTGGGTTTCGGTTAACAAGTCAATCCGGTCGTTTACCGAGGCCGGAATGGTATTTTCGTGACGCAACAAAACTTGTTCGTCCCAGTCGTACGCCTTTATTTGGCACATAAACCCTTTCCGGCAGTGTTCCTGCTCCGACCCAGGTAGCCGGAAGTATTGGTAATAAACGTAAATACCCGGTAAATAATCTTGTTTTAGGATGCCTTCCGTTTTCCAGGTTTGCAGCAATTGGGCGGCTTCTTTAGCGGGAAAAGTACCCTGGGGTACCGATAAATGAATGCTATTATAGGAATTTTGATAAAGCGCTTCCCGCTGTTTTAAAGAAACCACATCAAAAAGCGGGGAAGTTAAATCCTGAATGGAGTTGCTAAGTTCCTGGTTATAACGCCAGCCCCGCAAGGGAATAATTTCGGCCAAAGTAAGTAGAAGGTTTTAGGTTTTACGTTTATTAATGGCTATTACTCCTGCTAGGAGGTAAAGTTTAACATAAATTAAATTTTTATCCGGCTGCTTACTATAATTTTTGAACAGATTTCGAATAAAAATAAGTTAGAAAACGTAAAACTTGCTACTCAAGGAGCAAGTCGCGAAATCTGCCAGTCAGCATTCGTTACATTTTTAGTGTACACAATGCGATCGTGCAGCCGATTAGGGCGGCCTTGCCAAAATTCTACTAAGTGGGCCCGTACTAAGTAACCTCCCCAATGTTCGGGTCGGGGGATTTTAGGTAAACCCGCAAACTTAGCGGTATACTGTTCGTGGGCTTCTTCCAGTTCTTGCCGGTTGGTAACCCTTTTACTTTGCGGCGAAGCCCAGGCGCCAATTTGGCTGCCAAGGGGCCGGCTCCAGAAATAGGCATCGGATTCGTTTTCCGTTGTTTTTTCTACTTTCCCCTCAATTCGTACCTGCCGTTCCAGCTCGGGCCAAAAAAAAGTAAGCGCTACTGCTGAGTTATGGGCTATGTCTTGCCCTTTGTGGCTGAGATAATTGGTAAAAAAAAGAAACCCTTCCGCAGTTACACCTTTAAGCAAAACCACCCGGGCCGAAGGAGTTCCCACCGGATCGGCGGTAGCTAAAACCATAGCCGTTGGTTCGGGCAAAGCCGCTTGAATAGCTGCCTGCAGCCACGTATCAAATTGTTGGTAAGGATGAGCCGCCACACTGCTTTCATTTAATTCCTGTAAAGAATAGTTTTTCCGAATACTGGCAAGATCAACAGTTAAAGGCATATATATTATAATATTTATATTTTAAATGGCTTAAAATGCTAATTTTTCTAAATTATATCGCATATTTCATAAAATTGTAGTATTTTGCAGCTTAAAATCTTAATCCTTTTTTATTGATCGTAAAAGCATTAAGTATTTGCCGCCAGAACTATTCAAATTTGAGAAAATAATTCATACATAGTAGATTATTTTTCAAATTACTGCTACTATTAACCTCGAAATAGCGTAAAGCGAAAGGTTAATTCATGACCTTTAAAACAATTAACTCCGAAGTTTATTTTGATTATGACGAAAGTTAAAAGTGGCAGTATACTTATTTCTGAACCTTTTTTAGGCGACCCAAATTTTGAACGTACCGTAGTGCTGGTTTGCAAACACGATGAAGAAGGATCTTTTGGACTGGTACTGAACCGTAAAACCAATCTTAAGTTAAGTGATGTGCCCGAATTAGAACACCTGAACTTTGATATGGAACTGCATGTAGGCGGGCCCATGGAACATAATACTTTGCATTACATTCACCAGCTTACGGAATTAACCGAATCTATAACCTTAGGTTCTCATGTTTTTTGGGGCGGTGATTTTGAACAACTTAAATTTTTATTAAATACCAGTAAAATAGACCCGGACGACATCCGATTCTTTTTAGGTTATTCCGGTTGGTCGGCAGGCCAGTTGGAGGATGAAATAAAAAATAATGTTTGGATAGTAAATAATTCAGCAACTGATAATCTATTTCATTTAAATACGGATTCACTCTGGCGCGATATACTAAAACAAATGGGGGGGAAATACAAGATATTGTCTAATTACCCCATAGATCCAAGTTTAAATTAAACCAATCCGGCTTTGTAAGAAGCATAGAAAGCATGTTAGAAAACGAGAAAAATAGCCCATCCGGTAACGAGAACTTTCCATCTAATCTTCGTCCCGATGGAGGTAACCCACAGGAGATTTTAGAAAGAAGACTAGCCGAATTGAATGCCCGCGATAAAACCGAACCGCAAGCAATAGGAGGTACCCCCGGTCCGGATTTAACGGACCCAATGCCCTTGACCCAGGAAGAAATTGCCGAAGGGGCCGCCAATACTCCGGAAACTACTAATTCATCTGTACCGACCACTCTGGCAGAACCAGCCGTTGCGGATACTCCCATTCAAGCGTTAGCCGATGCCGAAAAACCAACGGGTACCGTGCACTTTGAAGTGCCGCCCGTGGAAAGCAGCGTAGTAAATCAGGCGGATGAAGTTTCGGGTTTTGAAGGCGATTTAACCAGCAATAACGACCTTGCTCCGGATGAACCATTTACCGAAACTATTTCGGATGCCCTGGAGTCGCCGGATGCGGAATCGGACGTTAAAGACGCACCCTC
This region includes:
- a CDS encoding DUF1015 domain-containing protein; protein product: MAEIIPLRGWRYNQELSNSIQDLTSPLFDVVSLKQREALYQNSYNSIHLSVPQGTFPAKEAAQLLQTWKTEGILKQDYLPGIYVYYQYFRLPGSEQEHCRKGFMCQIKAYDWDEQVLLRHENTIPASVNDRIDLLTETQLQVSPTHGLYTDPDFLLEKYMDESIQAPLHESEDYQGVRDVVAVIQDAAAVREFIRVLKDKQVLLADGHHRYESSLQYRKASRAANPDHTGTESYNYHFIYLTNTEGCDLRILPTHRLFRHLPLSSEEFLSKIAAYFTIIPLADPFDLNEIIIGKKWAFGLYLRGKPYKIRLKTEVHADISWPLPAVVKELDLTVLHYFVLEKILGISQEAQRTSTEIQYIRNFAECLSRVDHEEAEVAFITNGVTIEQVKTVCYSGALMPQKSTFFYPKVISGFVFSSIKQNEFYLEVSPCL
- the pdxH gene encoding pyridoxamine 5'-phosphate oxidase, producing MPLTVDLASIRKNYSLQELNESSVAAHPYQQFDTWLQAAIQAALPEPTAMVLATADPVGTPSARVVLLKGVTAEGFLFFTNYLSHKGQDIAHNSAVALTFFWPELERQVRIEGKVEKTTENESDAYFWSRPLGSQIGAWASPQSKRVTNRQELEEAHEQYTAKFAGLPKIPRPEHWGGYLVRAHLVEFWQGRPNRLHDRIVYTKNVTNADWQISRLAP
- a CDS encoding YqgE/AlgH family protein, which codes for MTKVKSGSILISEPFLGDPNFERTVVLVCKHDEEGSFGLVLNRKTNLKLSDVPELEHLNFDMELHVGGPMEHNTLHYIHQLTELTESITLGSHVFWGGDFEQLKFLLNTSKIDPDDIRFFLGYSGWSAGQLEDEIKNNVWIVNNSATDNLFHLNTDSLWRDILKQMGGKYKILSNYPIDPSLN